A genomic region of Helicoverpa armigera isolate CAAS_96S chromosome 31, ASM3070526v1, whole genome shotgun sequence contains the following coding sequences:
- the LOC110381334 gene encoding protein toll — MLLLLLAGLVSTALAFDCPTNCSCATGDELEYYCPVADDHVTFKGRFHEYAIVHCQGTNFTCDDLPIINFGSSMPLPSLGVKTCPPSILPCLNQALNTPSIGYVTLIDTTEPLELQDVQELGDVKNLVIMNGADRKIPITVINYLKTLENFRMTNTPLTLHSNDFTNSTPLVFLELSMAGIKVLPDDAFNGLGSLKTLNVWGNRFSEVKVDSLRGLSSLQILSLDSNHIAHMAVGSLNHAPLLKSISLVRNQLVELPPGLFHNLTKLENITIQSNAVTLSLHNHSFSNLPSLRNLILEDCGIKLLEQPISGSFNIEHLSLYSNEIESIPLSFFKDMPSLQRLDLSYNRIKKLDSGVFQALKNLEFLNLNRNHLEVLPDFLFSGLKKLNHVTIENNYLTHISEFTFQGAINLQTISLKSNQLTLHPFPQSANEDYYTNLNVMSPFENLLELKNLYLNDNSINTMFEDWNLILTKLENLDLSYNNFTMLQQLDFQFLSNKVTVDLRHNNITSIILDNATSPDDYKSPLDLKSPDTSKSPTSSILLDNNPLMCDCGMYNLALRLKGYKYINAEPKFVLGNAKCESPQRLNGDLFINVSPADLNCDLPVEACMQNCSVCEMRPGKEDLFFKCTSKPQFFPNPLDFNAKSISLRLYEQPSYINDLNLQLLNLSNIGLKEITFEPSNSVKMIDFSKNNLSKIPVEFLKLNTTLYLSNNPFKCECGNTEEILLLKQSLYIKDLDKITCENGDKILLKDINSLCSSKRAAVIAIATFLVLFLTMAIFLAIIYRFSRTILVFLIEKGLFPSCFVDDQVDKNKEFDVFISYAHKDREFLTKLLPKLENDFGLKTCVHYRDWAVGDFIPDQINRSVENSRRTIILLSDNFLESDYANMEFRAAHNLALKEGKTRVILILLHDITKHEKLSDELKLHMKMNTYLKWDDFRFSERLEKALPLKNNKKFVLTNVFKQVQEKSVKPGLDVHLNSNGQLVNMAVKDVV, encoded by the exons ATGCTGCTACTACTGCTAGCGGGGCTCGTATCCACAGCCCTCGCGTTCGACTGCCCCACAAACTGCAGCTGCGCCACTGGTGATGAGTTGGAGTATTACTGTCCAGTGGCAGATGACCATGTGACGTTTAAAGGACGGTTTCATGAATATGCTATTGTACATTGTCAG GGAACAAACTTCACCTGCGATGACCTCCCCATCATAAACTTCGGTAGCTCCATGCCACTCCCCTCTCTTGGCGTGAAGACCTGCCCCCCTTCAATACTGCCGTGCCTCAACCAAGCACTGAACACCCCCTCTATAGGCTACGTGACGCTCATTGATACCACTGAGCCGTTGGAGCTTCAAGATGTTCAAGAATTGGGGGATGTGAAGAATCTGGTCATTATGAATG GAGCCGACAGAAAAATACCAATTACAGTCATCAACTACTTAAAAACTCTTGAAAATTTCCGTATGACGAACACACCACTTACTCTTCATAGTAATGATTTCACCAATTCGACTCCGCTGGTGTTTCTTGAGTTGTCAATGGCTGGCATTAAGGTGTTGCCTGATGATGCCTTCAATGGCTTGGGGAGCTTGAAGACCTTGAATGTTTGGGGGAATCGTTTTAGTGAAGTTAAAGTGGATTCTTTGAGAG GACTATCCTCCCTACAAATTCTATCACTAGACTCTAACCACATAGCGCATATGGCTGTCGGGTCATTGAACCATGCACCCTTACTGAAGAGCATATCACTGGTCAGAAACCAGCTGGTAGAACTGCCTCCAGGCTTGTTCCACAATCTCACGAAGTTAGAAAAT ATAACAATCCAATCAAACGCCGTTACCCTAAGTCTACATAACCACTCCTTCTCAAATCTACCCTCATTAAGAAACCTTATATTAGAAGACTGTGGAATAAAACTACTAGAACAACCTATTTCCGGTTCCTTCAACATAGAACACCTATCTTTATATAGTAACGAAATAGAAAGCATACCTTTATCTTTCTTCAAAGATATGCCATCCTTGCAAAGATTGGATTTGAGTTACAATAGGATTAAGAAACTGGATAGTGGAGTGTTTCAGGCGCTGAAAAATTTGGAGTTTTTAAATCTGAATAGAAATCATTTGGAAGTGTTGCCTGa CTTCCTTTTCTCCGGCCTGAAAAAATTAAACCACGTTACAATAGAAAATAACTATTTGACCCACATCAGCGAATTCACGTTCCAAGGGGCAATTAATTTACAAACGATATCTTTAAAATCCAACCAGCTAACATTACACCCCTTCCCGCAGTCGGCTAACGAGGATTATTATACCAACTTGAATGTTATGTCGCCCTTTGAAAATTTACTCGAGTTAAAGAATTTGTATTTGAATGATAACTCTATAAATACTATGTTTGAAGATTGGAACCTTATATTGACTAAGCTGGAAAATTTGGACTTGTCCTATAATAATTTTACGATGCTTCAG caaTTAGATTTCCAGTTTTTGAGCAACAAAGTCACCGTTGATCTCCGACACAACAATATTACTAGCATTATATTAGACAATGCTACATCACCGGATGACTACAAATCACCACTTGACTTAAAATCACCAGATACCTCAAAATCACCAACCAGCTCAATTTTGCTCGACAATAACCCACTTATGTGCGATTGTGGTATGTATAACCTAGCTTTACGACTAAAaggatataaatatataaacgcAGAACCTAAATTTGTACTAGGAAACGCGAAATGCGAATCACCACAGAGACTAAACGGTGATTTGTTCATAAACGTATCACCAGCCGACTTAAATTGTGATTTACCAGTCGAGGCTTGTATGCAAAATTGTTCTGTATGTGAAATGAGACCAGGAAAAGAAGATTTGTTCTTCAAATGTACGTCTAAACCTCAATTTTTCCCTAATCCCTTAGATTTTAATGCTAAATCTATTTCTCTAAGATTGTATGAACAACCAAGTTATATAAACGATTTAAATCTTCAATTACTAAATCTATCTAACATTGGTTTGAAAGAAATTACTTTTGAGCCGTCAAATTCAGTTAAAATGATagatttttccaaaaataatttgtcaaaaataCCTGTGGAATTCTTAAAATTGAATACTACATTATATCTATCGAATAATCCTTTTAAATGTGAATGTGGCAATACAGAAGAGATTTTACTACTAAAACAGAGTTTATATATAAAAGATTTAGACAAAATTACTTGTGAAAACGGtgacaaaatattacttaaagaTATCAACTCTCTATGTAGCTCTAAGAGAGCAGCCGTTATAGCCATTGCCACATTTTTAGTCCTATTTTTAACCATGGCTATTTTCCTAGCCATAATTTACAGATTTTCAAGAACTATTCTAGTTTTTCTTATCGAAAAAGGCTTATTTCCTAGCTGTTTCGTCGACGACCAAGTcgacaaaaataaagaattcgatgtttttatttcttatgcTCATAAAGACAGGGAATTTTTGACCAAATTATTACCAAAATTAGAAAATGATTTTGGTTTGAAAACTTGCGTCCACTATAGGGATTGGGCTGTCGGTGATTTCATACCGGATCAAATAAATCGTTCCGTAGAAAATTCTAGGAGAACAATAATTCTGCTTTCTGACAATTTTTTAGAGTCTGACTATGCTAATATGGAGTTTAGGGCTGCCCATAATTTAGCCCTAAAAGAGGGTAAGACTcgagtaatattaattttactccACGATAtaacaaaacatgaaaaattgTCAGACGAATTGAAACTACATATGAAAATGAATACATACTTAAAATGGGATGATTTTAGATTTTCTGAACGGTTAGAAAAAGCTTTACCGctgaaaaacaataagaaatttgttttaactaatgtttttaaacAAGTTCAGGAAAAATCGGTTAAGCCAGGCTTAGACGTACATTTGAACAGTAACGGCCAGTTAGTTAATATGGCCGTTAAAGATGTGGTTTAA